TCGAGCTCGTGATCAATCAGAAGACGGCCCGAGCCTTCGGGCTGACGATCCCCCAGTCGCTCGTCTCCCGCGCGGACCGGGTGATCGAGTGACGATGCCTGCCGGGGTCAGACCAGGCGCGGCAGCAGCTCGCTGATCGGCCCGGCCAGCACGGCGTCGGCGAGCTGGTCCATCTCGGTGGGATCGGCGTTCACGATCACCACGCGGGCCCCGGCTTCCTTGGCTACCGGCACCACGCCGGCGATCGGCCAGACCGAGAGCTTCGTGCCCACCGCGAGCATCACGTCGCAGCCCTGCGCCGCCGCCTGAGCCCGCAGCAGGTCCGCCTGGACCAGGGGCTGGCCGAACGACACCGTGGCCGTCTTGAGGATGCCGCCGCAGGATCGGCAGGGCGGGTCCGCCTCGCCGGCGCGCACGCGGGCCAGCGCGCGCTCGGTCGGCGCCCGCTCGTCGCACGACAGGCACACCACCTCGCGCATCGTGCCGTGGATCTCGATCACCACGGCCGGCGAGGATCCCGCTCGCTGGTGCAGGCCGTCGACGTTCTGGGTGATGAGCGTGGCGAGCTTGCCACGCCGCTCCAGCGCGACCAGGGCGTGGTGGCCCGGATTCGGTGCGGCCGTCCACGCCGGCGACTCCAGGCGGTTCTGCCACGCCCGCCGGCGGACCTCCGGATCGGCGACGTAGTGCTGGAACGTCGCCATCTTCTCGGCCTCCGGGTTCTTCGTCCACAGGCCCTGCGGCCCGCGGAAGTCCGGGATCCCCGAGTCGGTGGAGATGCCCGCCCCGGTGAGCGCGACGATCCGCCGGGCGCCCTCGATCCAGCGCCGCACGGTGGTGATCAGCGCGTCGGGGCCGCCCGGCCCCCGATCCCGCGCGGGCCCCGCTTCGGGGACAATGCTGTCGGTCACGATCGGGATTGTATATGCTCGGATCGGTGGCTGCCGACCCGATCGCCGAGATCGCCAGCGAGCGCGAGCGAGCGCGCGCAGCCGCCGATCCCCTCACAGACGTCTGCATGTTGGCCACCGCGGGGCGGCAGGGCGCCCCCGGGGTGCGCCCTCTCGTGCTGCGAGACATCGGGCCCGACGGGCTCGGGCTGCTCATCAGCGCCACCAGTCCCAAGTGGGAGCCGCTCCGGAGCGGGCGCTACGAGTGCCTGCTGCTGTGGACGACCATCCGGCGGCAGTACCGGATCCGCGGGGGCCTCGCGCCCATGCCGGAGGCCCTCGTCGAGCGCTACTGGCGGGAGAAGGTCCACGAGTCACGGTTGCTGGACCTCTACTACGATCGCGTCCAGCCTCAGAGCAGCCGCGTGGCCTCCCGCGACGCCTTCCTGGCCGGGATCGAGGCCTTGCGCCGCGAGCACCCCACCCCCGACGCCGTGCCGCGCACGCCACTGCTGCACGGGGTGTACCTGGTTCCCTTCCACGTGGAGGCGTGGCACGGCTCGCCCGACCGCCTGCACGCCAGGCGTCGCTACACCCGCACGGCCACCGGCTGGCGCGAGGAAGTGCTGGTGCCGTGACGATCCGGCCCCGCAACGACGTGCCGCTGGCCCCCTACTGCACGCTGGGTGTCGGCGGGCCCGCCCGCTACTTCGTCGAGGGCCGTGACGAGGCGACGATCCAGGCGGCGCTGGCCTGGGCGCGCCGTCGGGGCCTGCCCTTGCGCGTGATCGGCGGAGGCTCCAACCTGCTCGTCGCCGACGAGGGCGTGGAGGGGCTGGTCGTCCGGATCGTCTCGCGCGGCGTGGTGGCCCGCCGGCGCGGCCCTCACGTCGTGGTGACGGCGGCCGCGGGCGAGCCCTGGGATCCGCTGGTCGGCCGCGCCGTCGAGCGCGGCTGGGCGGGGCTCGAGTGCCTCAGCGGGATCCCCGGCTCGGTCGGGGCCACCCCCATCCAGAACGTCGGCGCCTACGGCCAGGAGGTCGGCGACACGGTCATCCACGTGCGGGTGCTCGACACGCGCGACGGCCGGGTGCGCACCATGGGCCATCACGACTGTCGCTTCGCGTACCGCGACAGCATCTTCAAGAGCGGCGAGCCCGAGCGCTGGGTGGTGCTGGCGGTGCAGTACCGGCTGCGGCCGGGGGGCGCGCCGACCGTCCGCTACGCCGAGCTCGAGCGCCACCTGGCCGATCGTGGCATCACCGGCCCATCGCTGGCCGACGTGCGGGCCAGCGTCCTCGACATTCGGCGCTCCAAATCCATGGTCATCGAGGCCGGCGACGAGAACCGCCGCTCCTGCGGCTCGTTCTTCACGAACCCGATCGTGACCGCGGCCGAGGCGGCCAAGGTGCAGGCCCTCGCCGGCGACGCCGCGATGCCGCAGTGGCCGCAGGCCGACGGCCGCCTCAAGCTCGCCGCCGGCTGGCTGGTCGAGCGCGCCGGCTTCGCGCGGGGCCAGCGGGAGGGCCCGGTCGGGATCTCCACGCGGCACGCCCTGGCGATCGTGGCCCACGAGGGCGCGACGGCCCGCGACGTCGCGCATTTCGCCCGGCGGGTGCAGGCCACGGTGGCCGAGCGGTTCGGCGTGCGCCTGGTGCCCGAGCCCGTGTTCTGGGGTTTATAATTCCTCCCATGCCCGTCCGGACCCGCGACCTGCGTGTGGAGAGCATCCGCCCGCTCCTGCCGCCCGCCATCCTGCTGGAGGAGCTGGCGCCGGACGACGCCGGCTCGCAGGCGGTGTCATGCGCGCGCGCAGAGATCGCCCGCATCCTGGGCGGCGACGATGACCGGCTGGTCGTCATCGTGGGGCCCTGCTCGATCCACGATCCCGACGCCGGCCGGGACTACGCCGCCCGCTTGCGCGCCGTGGCCGAGGAGCTCGTCGACGAGCTCAGGATCGTCATGCGGGTGTACTTCGAGAAGCCCCGGACCACGGTCGGCTGGAAGGGCCTCATCAACGACCCCCACCTCGACGGCAGCTTCGCGATCAACGAGGGCCTGCGCCTGGCGCGCCGGCTGCTGCTGGACCTGGTGGGGATGGGCCTGCCCACCGGCTGCGAGTTCCTCGATCCGATCACCCCTCAGTTCATGTCCGATCTCGTGGCCTGGGGGGCCATCGGGGCCCGCACTACGGAGAGCCAGGTGCATCGCGAGCTGGCCTCCGGCATGTCGATGCCGATCGGCTTCAAGAACGGCACCGACGGCGGCGTGCAGATCGCGATCGACGCCGTCCGGTCGGCGGCCCACCCCCACCGCTTCATCGGCGTCACCGAGCAGGGCCTGGCCGGCATCGTCTCCACCCGGGGCAACCCCGACTGCCACATCATCCTGCGTGGCGGGCAGAGCGGCCCCAACTACGACACCATGAGTGTCCAGAAGACGCTCGTCGCCCTGCGCGATGCCGGCCTGCCGCCCCGGCTCATGATCGACACCAGCCACGGCAACAGCGAGAAGGACCATCGCCGGCAGCCCCTGGTCGCCCGCGACGTCGCCGCGCAGGTGGCTCAGGGCGAGCCCGGCATCATCGGTCTCATGATGGAGAGCTTCCTGGCGGATGGGCGCCAGAACCTCGTGGACCGGGCCCAGCTCGTCTACGGCCAGTCGATCACCGACGCGTGCATGGGCTGGGAGACGACCGTACCGGTGCTCCGCGAGCTGGCCGACGCCGTCCGCCAGCGGCGCGGCGCGCGCAAGGGCTAAGGCTTCAGGCTGGTCGTCAGCAGCGAGGTCAGCCGCCACAGGACGATCACGAAGCCCGCCGCCGCCGCGCCTGCCAGTGAGGCCAGGACTTTCAGGAGCCGACCTCGCCTCACCGCGCGGCGGCCGAACAGCACGCGGGTGTCGCGGACCACGCGCGTGCCCGGCGGAGGAAAGACGCCGCTGTGCACGATGCGCGAGCCCAGCCGCCAGAGGTAGGCGGCCAGCAACAGTATCGGGACGACGACGCCCAGCGCCAGGCCCCAGCTGGAGATGACCAGACGATCGTCCATCTGCTCGGGATCCTCGGTGATCCACCGCAGCAGGGCGGGAAGCTGCGACTCGACGAGGAACATCAACGCCAGGCCGGCCAGCGTGGCCAGTCCAAGCATGACGATCGCGACCCGCCGGGCCCGGGGATCGGCTTTCTGGATCTCGTGCTGGGCGATCAGGCGCTTGCTCACCACTTCCGATCATAGGCCGCGCGGCGCCGCGTTCAGAAGTTCTGCTTGGACCGCCTTGATCCGCACGAACCCGGTTCCACGGTGACCTTGCGCAAGTGGTGGCGACTGCGATGGCCCGCGCGCTTCAGCCCCTAGTCAGCTTGCTCCGCGGACCCAGGCGGTGACGGGGACTCCCCGAGAGCGCGTGGATGCAGGACGTCGATCGCCCAGCCCACGTCCAGCCGCTCGCCGAGCCAGCCGGGGCACGACGTCCGCGGATGGATGTTGAGGCCCTGCGCGGCGTGGCCTGAGCGAAGGGCGTGCGCCGGATCGGTTGGCACCGCGGCCGGCGATGGAATCTCGGGGAGAAGCCGGCCGTCCGGCCACCGGAACCGAAGCGTACCGTCGGGCTGTCGATGGACCTGGAAGCCCTCCTCGTGGACCGCCCGGTGGTGCCGGCGACAGAGGAGTGTGAGGTTCGAGAGCGTGGTGGGGCCGCCTTGAGCCCAAGGACGGATGTGATGGCCCTGCCCGAAGCGGACGCCGCAGCCCGGGAAGCGGCAACCGCGGTCCCGATGCAGGAGCGCCCTGCGTAACGCCGGCGGGATCGTGCGCGTTCGGGCGCCGACTTCCAGCAGGCGGCCGGCCTGGTCGTGGCGCATGATCACCCGGGTGGCGTCGCAGGCCAGGCGCTGAGACGTTCCAGCTGGAACGCGTGTGCCCTCCTCGAGGACGGACTGGCCAGGGGCATCGGCATTCGCCAGGACATCGGCATCGACGTGGACCACGACCTGGTAGCGCTCGCCCGAGGCTCCGGGATCGAGGCCGTGGTGCAACGCCGTCTCGGCCAGCAGGGTCAGGGCATCGGCCCGCTGCTGGGCCAGGGTTGAGTTGTCGGGGTGCGGTGCACCCCTGGCGCCTGCATGACCAGCGCGCCGACCTCAGGCTCCAACCGCCCCCGCAGGACGACCATGCCCTCGTCATCCCGATACACGTGCAGGGCCCGGCTCTTGTGCCGCTGTGCGGCTTCCTGCGCTTCGGCCTGCCGGTCGACTTTGCGCCAGCCCCGCACGATGCGCTCGACGTGCCGGTGGTGCCGGCGCGTCCGACCGCCAGCAGCCGCTCTTCGGTCTCCGGGGTGGCCACCCGGGTCAGGGCCCGGACCTTCGAGTACGACAGTTCTCCACGGGCGAGAGCCTGGGCCAGCAACGGTAAGCTTCCCAGTGGGCGCAGGACTTGAACCCGTTGCCCCAGCCGCCGCGCGCGTCGAACTCGCGAATCAGATCCAGGAGGCGAGCCGTGGCGGCGGCCAGGTGGGCCGCCAGCTCAGCGATCTCGTCGCCCAGCCGGTCGAGCTCTGCCGTGCGATCGTCAGTTGCAACACAAATCGGCGAGTGAAACTCCATGTTGCCTCCTTCGTTGAGGCAACTCTACTCCTCGATTTCGACGCCACCGGGAAGGCGCGATGTGCAGCGATCTCGCAGAAATCAAGTCCCTTTCCAGGACACGAACCTCCCGGCGGCTCCCTACGGGTGCTAGCGGGCCGCTAGGCCGCTATTTCGGAGTCACTCGCGACACGCGGTCAGCCCGAGAACAAAACCTGTCAAGAGCTAAGTTCAGATACGCCCGGTCCTCGAACGACGATCCCGTCCGTCGCAAGGCCGAGCCCGTCGCGATAGAAACAGAGCGCTCGCGCCAAATCGTCGACGCCGATGGTGATGACGGTGACCCTGGGCTTCATGCGGTCGATTGCGCCAGCCTCAGCTCGGTCAGGATGAAGGCGTAGTCGAAGGCGATCTCGCGCAGGAAGTCGTAGCGGCCGGACGGCCCGCCGTGGCCGGCGCCC
This sequence is a window from Candidatus Methylomirabilota bacterium. Protein-coding genes within it:
- a CDS encoding NAD-dependent deacylase codes for the protein MITTVRRWIEGARRIVALTGAGISTDSGIPDFRGPQGLWTKNPEAEKMATFQHYVADPEVRRRAWQNRLESPAWTAAPNPGHHALVALERRGKLATLITQNVDGLHQRAGSSPAVVIEIHGTMREVVCLSCDERAPTERALARVRAGEADPPCRSCGGILKTATVSFGQPLVQADLLRAQAAAQGCDVMLAVGTKLSVWPIAGVVPVAKEAGARVVIVNADPTEMDQLADAVLAGPISELLPRLV
- a CDS encoding pyridoxine 5'-phosphate oxidase C-terminal domain-containing protein produces the protein MAADPIAEIASERERARAAADPLTDVCMLATAGRQGAPGVRPLVLRDIGPDGLGLLISATSPKWEPLRSGRYECLLLWTTIRRQYRIRGGLAPMPEALVERYWREKVHESRLLDLYYDRVQPQSSRVASRDAFLAGIEALRREHPTPDAVPRTPLLHGVYLVPFHVEAWHGSPDRLHARRRYTRTATGWREEVLVP
- a CDS encoding UDP-N-acetylmuramate dehydrogenase — translated: MTIRPRNDVPLAPYCTLGVGGPARYFVEGRDEATIQAALAWARRRGLPLRVIGGGSNLLVADEGVEGLVVRIVSRGVVARRRGPHVVVTAAAGEPWDPLVGRAVERGWAGLECLSGIPGSVGATPIQNVGAYGQEVGDTVIHVRVLDTRDGRVRTMGHHDCRFAYRDSIFKSGEPERWVVLAVQYRLRPGGAPTVRYAELERHLADRGITGPSLADVRASVLDIRRSKSMVIEAGDENRRSCGSFFTNPIVTAAEAAKVQALAGDAAMPQWPQADGRLKLAAGWLVERAGFARGQREGPVGISTRHALAIVAHEGATARDVAHFARRVQATVAERFGVRLVPEPVFWGL
- a CDS encoding 3-deoxy-7-phosphoheptulonate synthase, which translates into the protein MPVRTRDLRVESIRPLLPPAILLEELAPDDAGSQAVSCARAEIARILGGDDDRLVVIVGPCSIHDPDAGRDYAARLRAVAEELVDELRIVMRVYFEKPRTTVGWKGLINDPHLDGSFAINEGLRLARRLLLDLVGMGLPTGCEFLDPITPQFMSDLVAWGAIGARTTESQVHRELASGMSMPIGFKNGTDGGVQIAIDAVRSAAHPHRFIGVTEQGLAGIVSTRGNPDCHIILRGGQSGPNYDTMSVQKTLVALRDAGLPPRLMIDTSHGNSEKDHRRQPLVARDVAAQVAQGEPGIIGLMMESFLADGRQNLVDRAQLVYGQSITDACMGWETTVPVLRELADAVRQRRGARKG
- a CDS encoding HNH endonuclease signature motif containing protein, yielding MPPALRRALLHRDRGCRFPGCGVRFGQGHHIRPWAQGGPTTLSNLTLLCRRHHRAVHEEGFQVHRQPDGTLRFRWPDGRLLPEIPSPAAVPTDPAHALRSGHAAQGLNIHPRTSCPGWLGERLDVGWAIDVLHPRALGESPSPPGSAEQAD